The Culicoidibacter larvae DNA segment TACTTATGTTACGAATCGTAATTATGTGCGGCGGCGGCTTTTCATCAAGTCATTTAGCAGCTCGCACCAGCAAAGAATTAATACAACTGAACATGGATAATGAAGTTCAGATTGACTACTATGAACACGGCACCAATAAAACCAAATTCGCGGACTATGACATTGTCATGTGTTGCCCGCATCTAAAAATGGTCATCCCAACGCTGATTCAAGAAACCGGATTAGCTGAGCGTGTTCCCTTTTATATCATCCCGCCTAAAATGTATGGCATGATTTCGGCAAAAGAACTGGTTGCTGATGCTTATGAAGTGGTTCGCCGCTTCAAGGAACAACCTTTGAATCCTTTTTCTTTTCCGGATGAACCAAACCCATTACGTATTACCCGACACCTTGCCTACGTTCATACCCATAAATAGTTGAAAAGCGGCGAGTCCCCCTATGCAGGACTCACCGCTTTTTTTATTTTCTCCTAAACTGTGGTTTCAAGCTCTTGCTCACGGCCAGCTTCTTTTATTTGTAGCTTCGATAAATCACGTAATTTGTTTTGCGTAAAGAAGAACGCGAATACCCCGGCGATAAATCCGGCCAGCGGGAATGAAATCCAAACCCCGTATGTGCCGCTTGCACTGCCGAAGATGTTAGCTAGAATAAATGATATGATAAGCACCATCGGGATAAATAAGATGACTTGTTGCGAGAGTGAAATCAGCATCGCTGAAACCTTTTGTCCCAATGATTGCAAAGCAATCATTGAGGTACTTTGCATTGCGGTGAACATTGTCAAAGAGAAGAACAGCCGCAATGGCAGGACGCCGTCCTGAATGAAGGCGGTGTCGCTGGAATCAACGAAGATGCCGATAATTTGTTCTGGGAAGAATTGGACGATGGCAACGACACATATCAGGAAGATAAATGTAGTACGCAAGGCCATGTTATATACTTTGTGGACGCGGTCGAATTGACGCGAACCAAAGTTATAACCGATGATTGGCTGCATACCGTTATTAATGCCAAACACCGGCATCATCGCAAAACTGTTTATTTTGGAGATCGTCGCATAAACTGAAATGTCAGTAGGTGTTCCATAGAATCGCAATACGTTATTTGCCACGATTGCTACGGCTGAGGTTGCTGCTGTTGAGAAAAACAGCGGCAACCCTAGTTTTAAACTTTCAAAAGAAACGGTATAAAATTGTTTGAATGATTGCGGCATTTTTGGCCGGGTTAATGATTTTGGCGAGAATAAGAAGACCATTGCAACGATACATGAGATGATTTGCGCAGTACTGGTTGCAATCGCAGCGCCGGCAACACCCATGTTGAACTGCCATACAAAGAGCCAGTCTAAAGCAATATTAATAACTGCACTGACAAGCATATTAATCATTTGCACTTTTGGTTTTCCTTCAGCTCGCAGCGACATTCCACAGAACATTGATAATGCAAAGAATGGAATACCGATAAAACTATATAACATAAATTCTTTTGCGTATGGCAAGAATTCTGGTGTTGAACCAAAAAGCGGCAACAAAATGTCAAGTGACAATAAACTTATCAAAACCGCGGTAGTTGACAGGATAATGGTAAAAATAAATGATGAGCCGGTAATTGAACGGATTGGTTTAATATCTTTTCGACCAATATGAATCGATACCTGCGTTGCCGATCCCGAACCAACTAATTGGCCGATTGACATTAAAATCATTTGTAGCGGAAAGGCAATCCCTAATGCTCCGATAGCAACCGGACCGACTGTCTTACCAACAAAAAAAGTATCTGCCAGATTATAAAATGCTTGTACCATAAAGCCGACAACCATTGGTGCGGCCATTTGTGCTAACAACGGGCCTATTGGTTTCTTCCCTAAAAATGAGCGGTCATTGTTCATATAATATGCCTCCAAAAAACAGAAAAACCCCTTATCTTCAGGCCACCCTGAGGATAACTACGGAGTTCTCTTCCAAGTCAGTTTCTATAATATTATACCATTAATTACTCCAATCAACAATAAATTTATCGAAAAAATTTAAAAATATAAGCCCAAATCTTTTAGGTAAAACTGATATCCCGCGGACTGATAAACAGTACGCGGGATATTTTCTTCTATACTTTATGAATGCCATAAAATAAAATTTGCTGAAAGTCACTAAAAAGTTGCTCGCTATTATCTCCGGTATAAGTTGCACCCGCAGCATTCATTGCATTAATAAACTCTAAAATAGATTCAGTGGCTAAATCTTTATTAATCCAACCCTCATCTTTACCGGCTTGGATATAAAGTTTATAAATCTCTGATTTATAGACTGAACTCGTCTCAACCAATAATTGTAAAAATCCACTATCATCATTCAGTGTGCTTGAAAAATGTTCTTGAATGATTGCATTAAAATCACCGTTGCAGAGCTGCATAACTTTATTTAACTTTTCTTCAAATGAAATAGGCTCACTTAAAATAACTTTACTTTTATCCAATATATCTTGCATCAAAAACTTTACACAAGCCAGTACAAGATTCTCTTTATTTTCAAAATAATTATAAATTGATACCTGTGAAACATTTGCTTCCTGAGCAATCATTTTAATATTGGTTTTTTTATACCCATACTTACCAAATAGTTGAATGCTGGCAGCAATAATAGCAGTTTGCTTTTTTTGGGTTCTTGCTTCAAATTTATTCACCATAATCACCTGATATTATTATATTAAATTTTGAAATAAAATTCAATATATTACAAAAACTATTGCCTTCCCCTAAAGTGCATGCTATTATAGTTTTGAAATATAAATAAAAATATTTCAAAACTATTAAAGGAGGTTCACTCATGAAAAAGAAAATATTGAAAATTGGAGTGGTTGCTGTTGTGGTGGCATCATTAAGTGCTTTAGGCTTTAATTACTTTTTGGGACAAATGAAAAATCCAACCGGATTGGTTGGTTATGCGCTCTTTAATATCTGGAATAATACGTTTCAGGATATGACACAATGGGGTTTAAGCAAAATTCAGATCCAAGACGGAACTCAGCTATTGGATATTGGCATTGGCGGCGGTGAAACCTTGAACTATCTGGCCCATAATAATGAAACCCTCACTTTATATGGTATTGATATTTCTGAAGATGCTGTCAATTTTTCAATCGATAAAAACCGTGAATTTGTTGATCGTGGTATCATGACTATTGATACTGCTGATGTTGCAGACTTGCCTTACAATGATAACCTGTTTGAAATCGTCACTGCCTTTCAAACCCATATGTATTGGGATGATATTAAAACCGGACTCTCAGAAATCAATCGCGTTCTGAAACCGGATGGCACAATTTTAATTGTTTGTGAGATTGACAAAATTGAATACCACACACCTGAATGGAAAGACCCCGATACATTCAGTGAACTATTGCAATCTCTTGGCTTCTCTTCAATCACTTATGAAATAAACAATAACTGGATTTCTTTTGTTGTTAGGAAAGGTGCTTAAGTATGATTCTATTTTATTTTTCCGGAACCGGAAACACCCTTTATATTGCAGAGCAGATACAAAAAGCTTTTTCTGATGCAAGCTTACTGCCTATGCATAAACTTGCTGATATTCCCCATGAAGCAATTAACGGTAAGACACTGATTCTTCTCTACCCAGTTTATTACATCCGCCCTCCGGTATATGTTAAAAAAATGCTTCACCAAGCAAATACATTACTAGCCAATGCAACTATCATTTTAATTGCTACTTATTCCGGTAATTCCGGTTACGCTTTTAAGGATATTGAAACGATTTTACCCCAAAAGCCAAGCCAAACATTTTCAATAAAAATGCCCGGAAATTATTATCGCGAATACTCAGCATATCCTAAAAAATATCAAGATCGACTCTTAAAAAAAGCTGATAAAAAGCTAGAAACAATAATCATCGCTATTAAAAATAGACACGTGACTCGAGATAAACCCATTAATATTATCTCTAAGTTATACAATAAAAAAACAACCATCATTCAAAATAACTTTCAAATGATGGACGCTCAATTTAAAGTTAGTGACGCTTGTACAAAATGTACAACTTGCCAAAACATTTGTCCGGTGCAAAATATAAGTATTGAAGAACAAGTGCAATGGCACCATCATTGCGAGCAATGTATGGCTTGTTTGCAATGGTGCCCGGAAAACGCAATTACTATTGAAAATATTTCCCCCAAGCGAAAGCGATATACAAATCCACATATATCCGCTAACAGAATGATTACTTTAAACAATATGAAGTAAATGTAAAACCCGCTTATTGCTAAACAATAAGCGGGTTTCCTATTCTCCAAAAGGATATTTATGCGTCAATGTACTCTGAAACTCTTCTAAGGTGGCAATTTTATTATCAGCAAAGGTTACCTTACTCACCCCAGAAAAGCTATCAGTATTGCCTTTATATGTGCAAGTAAACGCCCATTTGCAGAAGTATGTTTGCTCGACTTCGGCAAACCACTCATCGGTGATAACCCAACTATCTACAGTGCCCTTAGCAAACCAGCGCTCCAACCAAACCGCAACTTGTTCTTTGCCGCGATAACACGGACCGTAACATTCTTCGATATAGATAGTATCAGCCAAAGTTGCTAGAATCTGCTCCTTATTGCCACTCACCCAACCATTAAAATAACCATTTACCGCTTCGAATCTTGACTTCATTTTTCAGCCATCTCCCGTTCCAATAAATACTTCTCAACTTCTTGCTGCTTTAATTTTCTGATTTGCGTATTGGGAAACTCCCGATACGCACCATTCCTATAAACCGCCTGCATACTGATACATTGCTTGGTTTTATGCTTATTCAGGTAGGATGTCAACGCTTTATCCGATGGAAAAACCTTATAAGCCAGCCGGCCATTTTGATCCTGAATTTGATAAATACCACAACTGCTTTTATGAGTCACATCTGCAGTTCGCAAATAAAGTATAGCATTTTTCAATGATTGAAATGGAAAATGCCACCGCTGCAATCCTCGCTTCGTATCTTTAGCAATACAGATACACCGCCCGCACGTTCCACAAATATATTGTTCATGTTGCTCCAAACATGCTCTGGCACCCAAAAGCGGAGTAATTCTGGATTGTTCACTATAACATTCTTCACACCCGATCATTACCGCCAACTCCCTTCTATTTTTAGTGTATCATCAACAACTGTTATGTCAAATAAAAATAGAAAAGCACCGCTTGCTGCAAGCGGTGCTTTTTAAACTCAATTATTTTTTGTAATAAGATATAATATCGCTAATTAAATTCGAATCGTTTTTCCCCGAACGTAACATCGCAATTTCAAATTTATACGGTGGAAATGACTTCTTGCCAGTCGCTTCATCAACAACATAAGGCGTCTCTAAAATCCGCGGAATATTTGGTAAATCTTGATGATGCACAATATAGTTCAAGGCATCAAAACCAATATAACCTAAGCCAATATTTTCGTGGCGGTCTTTATGTGCGCCCATCGGATTTTTACTATCATTAATATGTAAAACCGAGATACGTTCCTTACCAATCAAGCGGTCGAAATCAGCTAACACACCATCAAAATTATTAACGATATCATAGCCAGCATCATGTACATGACAAGTATCAAAACATACTGAAAGACGGTCATTATGCGTAACACCATTAATAATTTCTGCCAACTCTTCAAAAGTGCGGGCACACTCACTACCCTTACCAGCCATCGTTTCCAGAGCAATTGTCAGTTTCTCATTACCATGCAAAACTTCATTCAAGCCTTTAATAATTTGCTTAATCCCAACATCAGCACCCTCATTCACATGACTGCCTGGATGCAATACAATCTGGGTTGCCCCAATAGCTTCACTGCGGGCAATTTCTGATGTCAAAAATTCAACTGCCAACTCAAAAGTCTCCGGTTTTACTGTATTCGCTAAGTTAATAATGTATGGCGCATGCACCACGATATTGTTAATATCAATCCCGGCCTCTGCCATTCTGGTACGCCCGGCTTCGATATTCAACTCTTCAACTTTTTTACGACGCGTATTTTGCGGCGCACCGGTATAAATCATAAACGTATTGGCATCATAGCTTAACGCCTCTTCAACCGAACCAAGCAGCATTTCCTTGCCACTCATTGACACATGCGATCCTATAATCAAATCCTTACTCATAAGTCAACTTCCTCTCTATTTCTTTAGGATAAACTCTGCCATATTGACAAAAACCATTTGTTGCACCCGTTCATCATTTTGAAGATGCTCAAACTGATGAACATGATCAATTTCCTTTATATTTTGTTGGTAATAATCCGTTAATACCTGCTCTGAAAGTCGGTTACCAAGCTCATCAGCCTGCGTCAAACACAAGTACACCGGCCCGCCATAAGGCTGCTCAACATCAAGCAAAGTACTGGCCTCTGCCAACAACTCCGGTTCTAATTTATCCTTCAACCGGAACCGTGGCAACTTCAATTTTGTAGGCCCGTATAACAATAGCTTTTTCACACGTTCCGGTACAGCATTAGCTAGCGATGCAGCAACCAATCCACTGGCACCGCATCCACATAAATATACACCATTTAACCAAGGATACTTCTCCGTATGCTCAAGAATTGCCATAGCCTGCCCGAGAACTTCCTGCAAATCAGCATAATTAGCAAAATCATCACTATCGCCAAAATCCAAAAAATCAAAACGCACGCAAGCAATTCCTCGTGCCGCCAACTCGCGACTCATCTTCACCAAAGTTCGATGACTCCCTCTGGCATCATTCAACAAACTATGAAAAATAATTACTGCCGGCACATTCTTTAATGCTGCTGCCTCAGGCAAATGCAGCATTCCCCGCAATATATGACCATTATACCGGCACTCAATTGCTCGTTCCATGCAACATCACCCCTCATTACATCCTAACTACCGCTTCTTGTTATTCCGCTTCTGCTGCTGGCGCTTCGCCTTGCCAACTGCAGCCTTCACTTCCCGTTCAAGCTTCTTCTTATAACCAGGCTTCACTTTCTTCGCCTTACGCGCATGCGCCTGATGCGACGCCTTCAAGGTCTCATCATCAATCCGATTCACCCGCATCCGCTTATTACGGCTGGCAACCGGTACAAATTCTGCATTTTTAATCTCTACATAATTAATATCAATCCCGCGCTCACGCAACTGATTCACCGCAACCTCTTGCTCCGGCGTAATCAAAGAAATTGCCATCCCCTCATTACTACCACGAGCGGTTCGACCAACCCGATGAATATAAAACGCCAAATCATCCGGCAACTCATAATTAATAATATGACTAATACCCTCAATATCAATCCCGCGCGCCGCAATATCGGTCGCCACCACATACTGAAACTCCAAATCACGAATCCGGCGAATCATCTGCCGCCGCTCACGAGCGGAAAGATCACCATGCAAAACCCCGATGCGAATCCCGCGATCGCGTAATTCGCCCGCCAAAGCATCTGCATGCTTACGCGTATTAGCAAAAATAAGCGCCAAATAAGGATGACACATCTCGGTAATATCAACAATCAAATCTTCGCGACTCTTCCGTCGCACCGGAATCGCCAAATGCTCAATTGCAACCGGCGTCTTCTGCTTGGCATCAATCGCCACCTGTGCCGCACCCGCCATATATTTCTGAGCGAATTGCTCAATGACCTGCGGAATTGTTGCCGAAAAAATCGCCAGTTGCGCCGTCTCCGGCACCCGACCAATAATCCCATCAACCTCACTAATAAAGCCGGTATCAAAAATCATATCAGCTTCATCTAAAACAACCATAGTAACATGAGTAGCGTCTAGCGCTCCCTCTTTAATCAAGTCAAAAACCCGCCCTGGAGTTCCAATCACAATTTGTGGCTGACTATTTTTCAAACGTTCAATACCACGAGTCCGATCGGTTCCGCCAATTAATAACTGAATATCAATCGCATCAGGAAAATAATCGGCTAATTCAACCGCACGCTTAAAAATCTGTTCCGCCAACTCACGTGTTGGTGCCAAAACAACTGCTTGAATATTTTGTTTATGAATATTTAACTGCTCAAAAAGCGGCAACAAAAACGCATGGGTTTTTCCGGTTCCGGTTGGCGCTTGGGCAATCAAGTTGCGTCCTTTTAAAAGCAATGGCAGCACCTGGTGCTGAATTGGCGTCGGTTCCACAAATCGCAAATCCGCTAAAGCCTCCATTAATTCCAGCCGTAACTGGTAATCACTATATTTACTCTGCATGAAGTATCTCCTTAATTCTAAATCAAGTACTCAGCCTCGCACTTCGCGACGGCTGAGTACCCAAATTTTCACATTTTAACCTAAGAATATTATACTTTATTTTGGCTCAAACCACAACAAACTCCCTTTATAACTGCTTTTAGCCAGCTTAAAAACTTATTTCCGATTCATTATTCTTTTCAATGCTGCAACATCTAACAAATTCACCGTCTCAAAATGACCATTATAAAATACGCCCCAGTTATTAAAAACACCCGGCAATGTTTTTGCTTTTGCTAAACTAGCAACTTCAATAAGTGATGCCGGAATCTCATTTGTCTCACAATATTGCTTAATTTTCTCGATTGTTTGATAAAC contains these protein-coding regions:
- a CDS encoding PTS sugar transporter subunit IIB; protein product: MLRIVIMCGGGFSSSHLAARTSKELIQLNMDNEVQIDYYEHGTNKTKFADYDIVMCCPHLKMVIPTLIQETGLAERVPFYIIPPKMYGMISAKELVADAYEVVRRFKEQPLNPFSFPDEPNPLRITRHLAYVHTHK
- a CDS encoding alpha/beta hydrolase — encoded protein: MERAIECRYNGHILRGMLHLPEAAALKNVPAVIIFHSLLNDARGSHRTLVKMSRELAARGIACVRFDFLDFGDSDDFANYADLQEVLGQAMAILEHTEKYPWLNGVYLCGCGASGLVAASLANAVPERVKKLLLYGPTKLKLPRFRLKDKLEPELLAEASTLLDVEQPYGGPVYLCLTQADELGNRLSEQVLTDYYQQNIKEIDHVHQFEHLQNDERVQQMVFVNMAEFILKK
- a CDS encoding deoxyribonuclease IV, with amino-acid sequence MSKDLIIGSHVSMSGKEMLLGSVEEALSYDANTFMIYTGAPQNTRRKKVEELNIEAGRTRMAEAGIDINNIVVHAPYIINLANTVKPETFELAVEFLTSEIARSEAIGATQIVLHPGSHVNEGADVGIKQIIKGLNEVLHGNEKLTIALETMAGKGSECARTFEELAEIINGVTHNDRLSVCFDTCHVHDAGYDIVNNFDGVLADFDRLIGKERISVLHINDSKNPMGAHKDRHENIGLGYIGFDALNYIVHHQDLPNIPRILETPYVVDEATGKKSFPPYKFEIAMLRSGKNDSNLISDIISYYKK
- a CDS encoding DEAD/DEAH box helicase; amino-acid sequence: MQSKYSDYQLRLELMEALADLRFVEPTPIQHQVLPLLLKGRNLIAQAPTGTGKTHAFLLPLFEQLNIHKQNIQAVVLAPTRELAEQIFKRAVELADYFPDAIDIQLLIGGTDRTRGIERLKNSQPQIVIGTPGRVFDLIKEGALDATHVTMVVLDEADMIFDTGFISEVDGIIGRVPETAQLAIFSATIPQVIEQFAQKYMAGAAQVAIDAKQKTPVAIEHLAIPVRRKSREDLIVDITEMCHPYLALIFANTRKHADALAGELRDRGIRIGVLHGDLSARERRQMIRRIRDLEFQYVVATDIAARGIDIEGISHIINYELPDDLAFYIHRVGRTARGSNEGMAISLITPEQEVAVNQLRERGIDINYVEIKNAEFVPVASRNKRMRVNRIDDETLKASHQAHARKAKKVKPGYKKKLEREVKAAVGKAKRQQQKRNNKKR
- a CDS encoding nuclear transport factor 2 family protein, which translates into the protein MKSRFEAVNGYFNGWVSGNKEQILATLADTIYIEECYGPCYRGKEQVAVWLERWFAKGTVDSWVITDEWFAEVEQTYFCKWAFTCTYKGNTDSFSGVSKVTFADNKIATLEEFQSTLTHKYPFGE
- a CDS encoding class I SAM-dependent methyltransferase gives rise to the protein MKKKILKIGVVAVVVASLSALGFNYFLGQMKNPTGLVGYALFNIWNNTFQDMTQWGLSKIQIQDGTQLLDIGIGGGETLNYLAHNNETLTLYGIDISEDAVNFSIDKNREFVDRGIMTIDTADVADLPYNDNLFEIVTAFQTHMYWDDIKTGLSEINRVLKPDGTILIVCEIDKIEYHTPEWKDPDTFSELLQSLGFSSITYEINNNWISFVVRKGA
- a CDS encoding MATE family efflux transporter encodes the protein MNNDRSFLGKKPIGPLLAQMAAPMVVGFMVQAFYNLADTFFVGKTVGPVAIGALGIAFPLQMILMSIGQLVGSGSATQVSIHIGRKDIKPIRSITGSSFIFTIILSTTAVLISLLSLDILLPLFGSTPEFLPYAKEFMLYSFIGIPFFALSMFCGMSLRAEGKPKVQMINMLVSAVINIALDWLFVWQFNMGVAGAAIATSTAQIISCIVAMVFLFSPKSLTRPKMPQSFKQFYTVSFESLKLGLPLFFSTAATSAVAIVANNVLRFYGTPTDISVYATISKINSFAMMPVFGINNGMQPIIGYNFGSRQFDRVHKVYNMALRTTFIFLICVVAIVQFFPEQIIGIFVDSSDTAFIQDGVLPLRLFFSLTMFTAMQSTSMIALQSLGQKVSAMLISLSQQVILFIPMVLIISFILANIFGSASGTYGVWISFPLAGFIAGVFAFFFTQNKLRDLSKLQIKEAGREQELETTV
- a CDS encoding EFR1 family ferrodoxin (N-terminal region resembles flavodoxins. C-terminal ferrodoxin region binds two 4Fe-4S clusters.), with translation MILFYFSGTGNTLYIAEQIQKAFSDASLLPMHKLADIPHEAINGKTLILLYPVYYIRPPVYVKKMLHQANTLLANATIILIATYSGNSGYAFKDIETILPQKPSQTFSIKMPGNYYREYSAYPKKYQDRLLKKADKKLETIIIAIKNRHVTRDKPINIISKLYNKKTTIIQNNFQMMDAQFKVSDACTKCTTCQNICPVQNISIEEQVQWHHHCEQCMACLQWCPENAITIENISPKRKRYTNPHISANRMITLNNMK
- a CDS encoding TetR/AcrR family transcriptional regulator — protein: MVNKFEARTQKKQTAIIAASIQLFGKYGYKKTNIKMIAQEANVSQVSIYNYFENKENLVLACVKFLMQDILDKSKVILSEPISFEEKLNKVMQLCNGDFNAIIQEHFSSTLNDDSGFLQLLVETSSVYKSEIYKLYIQAGKDEGWINKDLATESILEFINAMNAAGATYTGDNSEQLFSDFQQILFYGIHKV